From Drosophila subpulchrella strain 33 F10 #4 breed RU33 unplaced genomic scaffold, RU_Dsub_v1.1 Primary Assembly Seq354, whole genome shotgun sequence, the proteins below share one genomic window:
- the LOC119560410 gene encoding sperm-specific protein Don juan yields the protein MFKRSALILSRCTHSSFFRTHHLKVLANIQNEDICNPDGLSSQRPKRFGDGSIGVIHVQEQESSELANPLQRHFLDDLERQRDQRIDLNRWLKEEKNVDFEKMKRESQKLVKEITMEGHDSDVKKVCKELAQKEKSEKEKIKQKCRELVAREKCEKDKLKKMCKELNKKDKGKKKDKCEKKDPCEEEDPCAEKDPCPKKDPCAEKPKKKDPCEKEDPCKKVDPCDVKKIDWDKKCMEIAKKEKCKKMAEKAKMKKMIKKCKKFAEKEKCRKLAEKEKCRKKAQKAQKSQKPQNDNSKKK from the exons ATGTTTAAGAGATCCGCGTTGATTCTAAGTCGGTGCACACACTCTTCCTTTTTTCGCACCCACCACCTAAAGGTTCTTGCAAATATACAAAATGAAG ACATCTGTAATCCCGACGGACTTTCTAGTCAGAGGCCTAAAAGATTCGGCGACGGCTCGATCGGTGTCATCCACGTCCAGGAGCAAGAAAGTTCTGAACTCGCCAACCCGTTGCAACGACATTTCCTAGACGATCTGGAGCGGCAAAGGGACCAACGGATCGACTTAAACCGATggttaaaagaagaaaagaaTGTAGATTTCGAAAAGATGAAAAGAGAGTCCCAGAAGCTGGTCAAAGAGATCACCATGGAAGGTCATGATAGCGATGTAAAAAAGGTCTGCAAGGAACTGGCCCAAAAAGAGAAGtccgaaaaggaaaaaataaaacagaagTGCAGGGAACTGGTGGCAAGGGAAAAGTGTGAAAAAGATAAACTTAAAAAGATGTGCAAGGAactgaacaaaaaagataAGGGCAAGAAAAAGGATAAATGCGAGAAAAAAGATCCGTGTGAGGAGGAAGATCCTTGCGCGGAAAAAGATCCCTGTCCAAAAAAAGATCCTTGCGCTgagaaaccaaaaaaaaaggatcCTTGCGAGAAAGAAGATCCCTGCAAGAAAGTGGATCCGTGTGATGTAAAGAAAATTGATTGGGATAAAAAGTGCATGGAAATagccaaaaaagaaaaatgtaaGAAAATGGCCGAGAAGGCAAAGATgaaaaaaatgataaaaaagTGCAAAAAATTTGCCGAGAAGGAAAAATGCAGAAAACTCGCCGAGAAAGAGAAATGTAGGAAGAAGGCTCAAAAGGCTCAAAAGTCCCAAAAGCCCCAAAATGACAATAGCAAGAAAAAGTAA